One Branchiostoma lanceolatum isolate klBraLanc5 chromosome 18, klBraLanc5.hap2, whole genome shotgun sequence DNA window includes the following coding sequences:
- the LOC136424018 gene encoding zinc finger protein 726-like codes for MEDPSRIYMYGQHGTKHTGEKPYMCGECGYRAAQRSALSRHMRIHTGEKPYKCDQCDYSAAFKSALDYHLKAKHTGEKPYMCGECGYRAAQRSRIAQHVRIHTGEKPYKCDQCDYSAAKKSHLDHHHLTKHTSEKPYVCEECGYRTAQMSVLSQHVRIHTGEKPYKCDQCDYSAARKSNLNQHRLAKHTVEKPYVCEECGYRTAQMSVLSQHVRIHTGEKPYKCDHCDYSAARKSNLNQHLLAKHTVVEKPYVCEECGYRTAQMSVLSQHVRIHTREKPYKCDQCDYSAARKSSLNQHHLAKHTVEKPYVCEECGYRTAQMSVLSQHVRIHTGEKPYKCDQCDYSAAFKPALHYHLKAKHTGEKPYMCGECGFRSVLKSSLSRHVKTHTGKTPTSVTSVTTLLHGNPVSTVSSPPQ; via the coding sequence ATGGAAGATCCCAGcagaatctacatgtatggacaaCACGGAACAAAACATACTGGggaaaaaccttacatgtgtggggagtgtggatacagagcaGCTCAAAGGTCAGCCCtgtcccgacatatgagaatccatactggagaaaaaccctacaagtgtgaccagtgtgactattctgctgcgttTAAATCTGCTTTGGACTACCATCTcaaagcaaaacatactggggaaaaaccttacatgtgtggggagtgtggatacagagcaGCTCAAAGGTCTCGCATAgcccaacatgtgagaattcatactggagaaaaaccctacaagtgtgaccagtgtgactattctgcagcaaagAAATCCCACTTGGACCATCACCATCTTactaaacacactagtgagaaaccttacgtatgtgaggagtgtggatacaggacagctcagaTGTCTGTTCTatcccaacatgtgagaattcatactggagaaaaaccctataagtgtgaccagtgtgactattctgcagcacggaaaTCCAACTTGAACCAACACCGTCTTGCTAAACACACTGTTGAGAAACCTTacgtatgtgaggagtgtggatacaggacagctcagaTGTCTGTTCTatcccaacatgtgagaattcatactggagaaaaaccctacaagtgtgaccattgtgactattctgcagcacggaaaTCCAACTTGAACCAACACCTTCTTGCTAAACACACTGTTGTCGAGAAACCTTacgtatgtgaggagtgtggatacaggacagctcagaTGTCTGTCCTatcccaacatgtgagaattcaTACAAGGGAaaaaccctataagtgtgaccagtgtgactattctgcagcacggaaaTCCAGCTTGAACCAACACCATCTTGCTAAACACACTGTTGAGAAACCTTacgtatgtgaggagtgtggatacaggacagctcagaTGTCTGTTCTatcccaacatgtgagaattcatacaggggaaaaaccctacaagtgtgaccagtgtgactattctgctgccttTAAACCTGCTTTGCACTAtcatctaaaagcaaaacacactggggaaaaaccctacatgtgtggggagtgtggattcAGATCAGTTCTAAAGTCTAGCTTATCCAGGCACGTGAAAACTCATACAGGGAAaacccctacaagtgtgaccagtgtgactactctgtTGCACGGCAATCCAGTTTCGaccgtttcatccccaccacaatga